The bacterium genome includes a window with the following:
- a CDS encoding S41 family peptidase, whose protein sequence is MKKIIIPLLLVSLICGIFIGSRLWAGTETYQLLRIFNRILKDIEDSYVDPASSDSLLHGAINGMIKSLNDPHTVYLSKSDYEDLRTSTEGEFGGIGAQIGKRDEKIMIVSPLDGTPAYRAGLIPGDNITMIDSVPTQGKNVEVVVHEIRGEPGTKVRLTIQRQAIAEPFDVVLTRAVIKLEAVRYYGMLTPDIGYVYLATFSRTADAELKQALDSLFANGAKKIVFDLRLNTGGLLQEGVMVSELFLSQNKDIVTTRGRREPQRTFKSLKTYEYGEFPMITLVDGGSASASEIVAGALQDWDRSLIIGTRTFGKGSVQTLNPLEDGGALKLTTARWYTPSGRCIDKPFDENDTGTTEVIDTTAVYTTVGPLKRKVYGKGGITPDITIEPLQPTKLEIDVWSKGLFFDFVIDYTGSHKNITRDFKVDGPVLEEFAAFLKSKKVDFTDAQFDSIQTIFAQRLKQEIFANLWGQKERYRIGLPDDPFVLKALELLKEVKNQKDLFRSATN, encoded by the coding sequence ATGAAGAAGATAATTATTCCGTTATTATTGGTATCCCTGATATGCGGGATATTTATCGGCAGCCGACTGTGGGCCGGCACCGAAACTTATCAGTTGCTCAGGATCTTCAACCGGATCCTTAAAGATATCGAGGACAGTTATGTCGACCCGGCAAGCTCTGATTCGCTGCTGCACGGCGCTATCAACGGCATGATAAAGTCGCTGAACGATCCGCACACCGTCTATTTGTCAAAGAGCGACTATGAAGACCTGCGCACTTCTACCGAGGGTGAATTTGGCGGGATCGGAGCCCAGATCGGCAAGCGCGATGAGAAGATCATGATCGTATCCCCGCTGGATGGAACGCCCGCTTACCGGGCGGGCTTGATCCCTGGCGATAATATCACCATGATCGACAGCGTACCGACCCAGGGCAAGAACGTCGAGGTTGTAGTGCATGAGATCCGCGGCGAACCCGGCACCAAGGTGCGGCTGACGATCCAGCGGCAGGCTATCGCCGAACCGTTCGATGTCGTGCTCACGCGCGCGGTCATCAAGCTGGAAGCGGTACGGTATTATGGCATGCTCACCCCCGATATCGGCTATGTGTATCTCGCCACTTTCTCAAGAACCGCTGATGCCGAGCTCAAACAAGCGCTCGACTCGCTGTTTGCCAATGGCGCGAAAAAAATAGTCTTTGACTTGCGGTTGAACACGGGTGGTCTTCTCCAGGAAGGTGTCATGGTCAGCGAACTGTTCCTTTCCCAGAACAAGGATATCGTCACCACGCGCGGCCGGCGAGAACCCCAGCGCACGTTCAAATCGTTGAAAACGTATGAATATGGCGAGTTCCCCATGATCACGCTCGTGGACGGTGGTTCCGCTTCAGCGTCCGAGATCGTTGCCGGCGCACTCCAGGACTGGGACCGGAGTTTGATCATCGGGACCAGGACTTTCGGAAAGGGATCGGTCCAGACCTTGAACCCCCTTGAGGACGGCGGTGCACTCAAGCTCACCACCGCCCGCTGGTACACGCCTTCAGGACGGTGTATTGACAAACCGTTTGACGAAAATGACACCGGCACCACCGAAGTCATAGATACGACGGCAGTCTACACGACCGTCGGTCCCCTCAAACGCAAGGTGTACGGCAAGGGCGGCATCACCCCGGACATCACGATCGAACCTCTTCAACCGACCAAACTGGAAATCGATGTCTGGTCCAAAGGTCTGTTCTTTGATTTTGTTATCGATTACACGGGCTCCCATAAAAATATCACCAGGGATTTCAAGGTCGATGGCCCGGTCCTTGAAGAATTCGCCGCCTTCCTCAAATCCAAAAAGGTTGATTTTACCGACGCGCAGTTCGATTCGATACAGACGATCTTCGCCCAGCGTTTGAAACAAGAGATCTTCGCCAATCTATGGGGTCAGAAAGAACGTTACCGCATTGGCTTGCCGGACGACCCGTTTGTCCTGAAAGCCCTGGAACTTCTGAAGGAGGTGAAGAATCAAAAAGACCTTTTTCGGAGCGCAACCAACTGA
- the tmk gene encoding dTMP kinase has translation MKRGLLITFEGVEGSGKTTQAKNLAQWFDEKGIPYEFVREPGGTDIGEVIRSILLNPDLKVHPKCEALLFLAARSQVVHDRILPALQQKKVVIVDRFSDSTYAYQVCGRGLPERLMRILNRFASAGLTPDLTILVDIDTSRRHERGKDHDRMEREDDSYHQKVRHAYLQLARRAKKRIKVLDGERSIEELKNEVLRHVQDLLNRKGHPS, from the coding sequence ATGAAACGGGGTCTGTTGATCACGTTCGAAGGCGTCGAAGGATCAGGCAAGACAACGCAAGCGAAGAACCTGGCACAGTGGTTTGACGAAAAAGGCATCCCCTATGAATTTGTCCGGGAACCAGGAGGAACCGATATCGGTGAGGTAATCCGTTCCATATTGCTTAACCCAGACCTTAAAGTCCATCCCAAATGCGAGGCTTTGCTGTTCCTGGCCGCCCGCAGTCAGGTCGTGCATGACCGGATCTTGCCGGCGTTGCAGCAAAAAAAGGTCGTGATCGTCGATCGGTTCTCGGATTCCACCTATGCTTACCAGGTATGCGGCCGCGGGCTTCCCGAACGGCTGATGCGCATCCTGAACCGGTTTGCCAGCGCCGGTCTCACGCCCGACCTTACGATTCTTGTGGACATCGACACATCCCGGCGCCATGAGCGGGGAAAAGATCATGACCGCATGGAGCGCGAAGACGACAGTTATCACCAGAAAGTACGCCACGCTTACCTGCAGTTGGCGCGGCGAGCCAAGAAAAGGATCAAGGTCCTCGATGGCGAAAGGTCCATTGAGGAATTGAAAAATGAAGTATTAAGGCATGTTCAGGACCTTCTGAACAGAAAGGGGCACCCATCATGA
- a CDS encoding inositol-3-phosphate synthase, whose translation MGKIKVAIIGVGNCASSLVQGIHYYRHAKEYQLIPGIMHTRLGGYHINDIEFTFGIDIDKNKVGKDLTEAIYTKPNNTFKFCTVPRMNVPVVRGMTHDGLGYYLSQIIEKAPGPTADIVGLLKQTKTDVVINYLPVGSEEATKWYVEQILTARCALINCIPVFIASQKYWHKRFVEKELPVLGDDIKSQVGATILHRVLVNLFQDRGVKLERTSQLNVGGNTDFLNMLERSRLQSKKISKTQAVTSQLKYNIGADNIYIGPSDYIAWLTDRKWAHMRLEGRTFGDVPLNIELKLEVWDSPNSAGVVIDAIRCAKLALDNKLSGSIVEPSSYFFKSPPVQFPDNICREKTEDYIAKYGTKHTPLAVRKHPKKKRK comes from the coding sequence ATGGGTAAGATCAAAGTGGCAATAATTGGTGTTGGGAATTGTGCATCGAGTTTGGTTCAGGGCATTCATTATTACCGGCATGCCAAAGAGTATCAGCTTATCCCGGGCATCATGCACACCCGCCTGGGCGGCTATCATATCAATGATATCGAATTCACGTTTGGCATTGACATTGATAAGAACAAAGTCGGCAAAGATCTGACTGAGGCGATCTACACAAAACCAAACAATACGTTCAAATTTTGCACGGTACCGCGGATGAATGTGCCCGTGGTCCGGGGTATGACCCACGACGGGCTGGGCTATTATCTTTCCCAGATCATTGAGAAAGCTCCAGGTCCGACCGCGGATATTGTCGGTCTGCTCAAACAGACCAAGACCGATGTAGTCATCAACTACCTGCCGGTCGGCAGCGAGGAAGCCACAAAATGGTACGTGGAACAGATCCTGACCGCGCGCTGCGCCCTTATCAACTGCATCCCGGTTTTCATTGCCAGCCAGAAATACTGGCACAAAAGGTTCGTCGAAAAAGAACTGCCGGTCCTGGGCGATGATATAAAATCACAGGTTGGCGCCACGATCCTGCACCGCGTGCTGGTCAACCTGTTCCAAGACCGCGGCGTGAAGCTGGAACGTACCAGCCAGCTTAATGTCGGCGGTAATACCGACTTCTTGAATATGCTGGAGCGCTCGCGCCTGCAATCGAAAAAAATATCAAAGACTCAGGCCGTGACATCGCAGCTTAAATACAATATCGGCGCGGATAACATCTACATCGGACCTTCAGATTATATCGCGTGGCTCACCGACCGGAAATGGGCGCATATGAGACTGGAAGGCCGGACTTTTGGCGACGTACCATTGAACATCGAGTTGAAACTTGAAGTGTGGGACTCGCCGAACTCGGCGGGCGTAGTGATCGACGCCATACGGTGCGCCAAGCTGGCGCTTGACAACAAACTGAGCGGTTCTATTGTCGAACCTTCAAGTTATTTCTTTAAATCGCCGCCGGTTCAGTTCCCGGACAATATATGCCGCGAGAAAACCGAAGATTACATTGCTAAATACGGCACGAAGCACACACCGCTCGCCGTACGCAAGCATCCAAAAAAGAAACGCAAATAA
- the purL gene encoding phosphoribosylformylglycinamidine synthase subunit PurL: MHRIEIRRRNDPREKSVKEDFITLGARDITRVAVRDVYYLDDTLTRQQARRIARELFCDPVVEELTIGPGRGFDVMFNPGVTDPREASIKKAIADLGLKAPAVKTATNYVITGSFNAPYRKKIEQLASLFLYNPLIQHIRYAHEKMSRHKRYRLSIVTVSLDQDLKKLSDEMGLSLSLAEMRTIKRYFTRKNRQPTDVELETIAQTWSEHCGHKTFRGNILYRGKRIRNLLKNTIMKSTRQINSPRCLSVFHDNSGVIDFDETYGVCFKVETHNHPSALEPYGGAATGIGGVIRDILGTGLGAKPIMNTDVFCFGPPDFPYRRLPEGILHPRRIIKGVYQGVRDYGNRMGIPTPSGAIYFDEEFLYNPLVYCGTVGLIRKDRIEKKPCRDDLIVLVGGRTGRDGIHGATFSSVELSSESEKSCVQIGNPIMEKRVLDCLLPVSDQGIVNCVTDCGGGGLSSSVGEMGRTLGAKVNLDKVPLKYQGLTPREIWISESQERMILSVPRRHLKKVLKEFQDENVEATVIGSFTGDKMLRLNYGRKNVCTLDMDFLHDGLPMPTKKAVDKMTPPKRIKIPLPRDHARVLLELAGSLNSCSREWVIREYDHEVQGASVIKPLVGVDHDGPQDAVVIKPLLGGNKGIVVSCGINPSYGKLDAYNMAASVIDEALRNLTAAGGDIARAAMLDNFCFASPERPDVLADIVRSSQACYDTAIAFGVPFISGKDSLNNEWMDTNGRSHRIPPTLLISAMGVIDDVESCITMDLKKDHSELFLIGDTYEELGGSEYCRHLRIHGGRVPGVDFKTAPLILKQLHAAITRGLILACHDLSEGGLALGLSEMALSGNIGVDVDLDRVSYRGTVRRPDFILFAESNSRFIIEVSAGDVSQLHQIFSGLPMSHIGCTKPHQNLVVRAGGKKLIAVPLAIVKKRWKRIT; this comes from the coding sequence ATGCACCGCATCGAAATAAGACGCAGGAACGACCCCCGCGAAAAATCGGTCAAAGAGGATTTCATTACGCTTGGCGCCAGGGACATCACCAGGGTCGCGGTCCGCGATGTCTACTACCTCGACGACACGTTGACGCGCCAGCAGGCCAGGCGCATAGCCCGCGAGCTTTTCTGCGACCCGGTCGTGGAGGAACTCACGATCGGACCGGGCCGCGGTTTTGATGTAATGTTCAACCCCGGCGTCACCGATCCCCGGGAAGCAAGCATAAAGAAAGCGATCGCCGACCTCGGCCTTAAAGCGCCCGCGGTAAAGACCGCGACGAATTATGTTATCACCGGCAGCTTCAATGCGCCGTACCGGAAAAAGATCGAGCAGCTGGCCAGTTTATTCCTCTACAATCCTCTGATCCAGCACATCAGGTACGCGCACGAGAAAATGTCCCGTCATAAACGGTATCGCCTCAGCATCGTCACAGTCAGCCTTGATCAGGATCTTAAGAAACTAAGCGACGAGATGGGGCTTTCACTTTCGCTCGCCGAAATGAGGACCATAAAACGTTATTTCACCCGCAAGAACCGCCAGCCCACGGATGTTGAGCTGGAGACCATCGCGCAAACCTGGAGCGAGCACTGCGGGCACAAGACCTTCCGTGGCAATATACTTTACCGCGGAAAACGGATCAGGAATCTGCTGAAGAACACGATCATGAAATCCACCCGGCAGATCAACAGCCCCAGGTGCCTGTCGGTTTTCCATGACAACTCTGGCGTGATCGATTTCGACGAGACTTACGGCGTGTGCTTCAAGGTCGAAACCCACAACCACCCGTCGGCTCTGGAACCTTACGGAGGTGCCGCTACCGGCATCGGCGGGGTTATCCGTGACATTCTCGGAACCGGGCTTGGCGCCAAGCCGATCATGAATACCGATGTCTTCTGTTTCGGCCCGCCGGATTTCCCATATCGACGGTTACCCGAGGGTATACTGCACCCGCGCCGGATCATCAAGGGAGTATACCAGGGGGTCAGGGATTACGGGAACCGCATGGGTATTCCGACGCCCAGCGGCGCAATCTATTTTGACGAAGAGTTTCTATATAACCCGCTGGTCTACTGTGGCACGGTCGGACTGATCAGGAAAGACCGTATCGAAAAAAAACCATGCCGGGATGATCTGATCGTCCTGGTCGGCGGCAGGACCGGCCGTGACGGCATTCATGGCGCCACCTTTTCATCGGTAGAACTGTCGAGTGAATCAGAGAAATCGTGCGTGCAGATCGGCAACCCGATCATGGAAAAACGCGTACTTGACTGCCTGCTCCCGGTGAGCGATCAGGGGATCGTGAACTGCGTCACTGACTGCGGCGGCGGCGGGCTGTCCAGCTCGGTCGGCGAAATGGGCAGAACCCTGGGCGCGAAGGTGAACCTAGATAAGGTGCCTCTCAAATATCAGGGACTGACACCCCGGGAGATCTGGATCAGCGAATCCCAGGAACGCATGATCCTATCCGTGCCCCGCCGGCATCTAAAAAAAGTATTAAAAGAATTCCAGGACGAAAATGTGGAAGCGACCGTCATCGGCTCGTTCACCGGCGACAAAATGCTCAGACTCAACTATGGCCGCAAGAATGTCTGCACGCTTGACATGGATTTTCTACACGATGGCTTGCCTATGCCCACCAAAAAGGCAGTTGATAAAATGACTCCTCCGAAAAGGATCAAGATACCGCTGCCGCGTGATCACGCAAGGGTCCTGCTGGAACTTGCCGGCAGCCTTAATTCTTGCTCACGCGAATGGGTGATCAGGGAATACGATCACGAAGTGCAAGGTGCCAGCGTGATCAAACCGCTGGTCGGCGTCGACCATGACGGACCCCAGGATGCGGTGGTCATTAAACCGCTACTCGGCGGGAACAAGGGGATCGTGGTTTCGTGCGGGATCAATCCCTCGTACGGCAAGCTCGATGCCTATAACATGGCGGCATCGGTGATCGACGAGGCACTGCGGAACCTTACGGCGGCGGGCGGTGATATCGCGCGGGCCGCGATGCTCGATAATTTCTGTTTCGCGTCGCCGGAACGTCCGGACGTGCTGGCTGACATCGTCCGCTCATCGCAGGCTTGTTATGACACAGCGATCGCCTTCGGCGTGCCGTTCATATCGGGCAAGGATAGCCTGAACAATGAATGGATGGATACTAATGGTCGCAGCCATCGTATCCCGCCGACCTTGCTTATATCCGCTATGGGGGTCATCGATGACGTCGAGTCCTGCATAACCATGGACCTGAAAAAGGATCACAGTGAACTTTTTTTAATCGGCGATACATACGAGGAACTGGGGGGTTCAGAGTACTGCCGGCACCTGCGCATCCACGGCGGTCGGGTTCCCGGTGTGGACTTCAAGACCGCGCCGCTCATCCTCAAACAACTCCACGCGGCGATCACGCGCGGACTGATCCTCGCCTGCCACGATCTCTCGGAAGGCGGATTAGCACTGGGCTTGAGCGAAATGGCCCTAAGCGGTAACATCGGCGTGGATGTCGACCTGGACCGCGTATCGTACCGCGGCACGGTCCGGCGGCCTGATTTTATCCTTTTCGCCGAATCAAATTCGCGTTTTATCATCGAAGTTTCAGCCGGCGACGTCAGCCAGCTTCATCAGATCTTTTCCGGCCTGCCCATGAGCCATATCGGATGTACGAAGCCGCACCAAAACCTTGTTGTCCGCGCCGGCGGCAAGAAACTCATCGCTGTACCCCTCGCCATCGTGAAAAAACGCTGGAAACGCATAACCTGA